Genomic segment of Triticum aestivum cultivar Chinese Spring chromosome 6A, IWGSC CS RefSeq v2.1, whole genome shotgun sequence:
cgagggaaggGCGATGACGACGGCGCGTCTTCGGCTCTCTTTaatgcttgtagtcgttgctagatggtctacggatggatgtaatttttattattcctATTGTTCATTGTATTGTCaagattgaaaatgaatagatcgaAAGATTTCTCACAGAAAAGAAGCTCAGAAGAACCATTAAAAGGACAATCGTGTGGTCTCCTTCGAGGGAGCGATGTAATTTCACTTCCTTTTTATTGCATTCTCATGAATCTATGGGATACACAGATTTGGAATAGCCATACGTTATATAGGTTTGGAAAAGATGAATGGGCAGGACAAAGCCCATCAAGGTCCAGAGTTGGACATGGTATTTTTCTCTTCCCTGATCTTGTGTGGTTGTTACATTACAACGAGGACTAGATGCATTCATGAACCTGAGGAGACAATATAGGGTGATTATATCGTGGCTATCATATTTACCTATTTTACAAAGAATGATCGGATATAATTTACTGGAACAATCCATTGTGTGCCTTTCACGCTTCCGTCAGTTTAATTTCCTCACACTTTAAGTAGTCTTGTGATCAGGTAGCTCGCAATCTGAATTTCTGTAATGAATATTTTTTTTTGGTCCAACGAGTAAAACGTAGACTTGGTGACCCTCAAAAGGGATGATATTTTACATAATGAGTAAATCATGATGTCCTTAGATATTTCTTATGAGTATTTCTTCTTTTCTGCGGAAAAGTTTCTTGTCTTCCGAACTCTTGGATGTGGGCAGAACTCTTGATGAGCCGAGGCACCCGCAGCATGCCATTGTGAGTCAAGTTTGCCATTGTTTGATGGGAAGTTTTCAAGTGCTACATGTAGAAGGACGCTATAGTGGCTGCAATCTTGCTGCTAAGTGACACGTACTGTCACCCTGTTTCTAATGAAAAAAACTGAAGAACAATGACTCATTTAAACATTGTTCAATTTTGTGGTTCATGAGCCTTTTCTTCAAAGTTTACTTAAAAGTTGGGTTATTAGGTAAAAAATGGTTCCTTTCCTTTTGTGCTTGCAATTTATTGTCCTGACAAAAACACTTTTTATTGCAGTGCTAAAGAAAATGCGTCTACTACTTGACTGAACTAAATACTCTTGATAGCAAATGCCCTCTCTGGGCATATTCGTAGATTCAAGGTGAGGAGACATGCCAGCATACAGACCAGCCTTGAAAATAGTCAGATAAACATTGCAAGATGTTGGCAGAAATACATACATTGCACATGTATGATGTTAGAACAAGAGCGTAAAGTTGATTGATTTTTGATAGCATCACCTGAATATATCACTCACGGATTCATGAATGTTCTCCGTCACAATGCACGTCCATTCACCTAGTAAAAGCAATGATTTGTTGGTAGTAGAGGCATCTCATGTTTCAAAGGGTTAAACATTAGCCGTCGTGACCCGGCTCCATGGCTGGCTCAATCTCGCACCTCTGTTGGTGCCGAACCCTAGGCAAATTCCCCCAAATCTCTTGTTGTTTCTATTGCTTGACCGAATGTGAGGAGCGATAGTAGTTCAATAACTCTCGTATAACCGAGGGAAAAAGAAATGAAGAGAAGTCGGCGAAAGTATCAAGTGGTACATCTACTTTTTATAACATCACATGAAGCCGGCAAAAAGGAAAGTTGACCAACGAAGAAACTGCATAGGGGACATATCAGGAGTGAACATTGCGTGGGCGCCACTGGCCGCATCCCATTGTTTTGTTGTGCAGAAGAAGAAATGACCGCCGATGCTGTTGGCGCCTCCATCTCTATGACCTTGCCGTCCAAGCCCGCGATAGCAACAAACACGCAGTACTAGAGCATGGGAGGAGAGCTGATCAGGGAAATCGCCTTTCTTGACCACAGGAGAATTAGTGATGGGCGACTCCACGCGACACTGATGTGATTTCAGGCCACACTAAAGGATGTCGGAGAAGGGGGCCGTAGGACGAACTCAACAACATCGGTAGTGGGCTTGGTGGATATTGTGTCGAGGGCTCAGGGACGCACTCGGTGATGGTGGTGGACCTCGGGGAGGGGGACCTCATACACGTGGATGCAGTGGAAAAGAGGGTGCACGGGCTTGGAGGCATTACTCATCCACCTCTTCTGGAAAAGAGAGCTCATCGGGGCCAACCGCGTGAAGGAGGAGCTTGAGGTAGCTTGAAGGAGGCGACGACGGGAGCTGGATCCATGTGGCAAGCCAGAGTGGAGGCATCCCACGTGGGAGCAGTGATTTCGGTGCCTAGGCTTAGATGCCCCTGCTATCATGTTTGTTCATTGCTGCATGGAGATTCAGGATATGGGGCATGAGGTGGCATTGCTAGGGCGTGGAAAATCTCCATAACAAACTATAAATGCATGAATAGTGCGATACATGTGGGTCTATCGTGTAGCACACGAGGAAGGTTCGGACGAATGACAAACGGTGCCATCTTGGTTGGATTCTGATCCATGGCACCTAATCGTCTGCTTTCATCTAAGTCGTGGCTCACTCTGCTGCCCGTGGCGTCAGTTTGAAACTTTGAATCCGAGTCATGGCCTAAAGATTTGTGCAGCTCCAGTTGGGGCCTGCAGTGTAGGATCGTCGGTACACACACCGAATGTCATCCACAGCCGACACCGGCCAACAGATTGCTAGCTTACCAGACGCTACAAGAGGTAGTGTCCTTCATGAAGTTTGTGTGCTTCATCACCAACCAGGTCATCCTAAGCCATCATGGACAACCCATTCATCTACGTGGTTGACTTCAACATTGGAGACGACTTCTGGTGGCCGTTGCTCATGTCACACCTTTCTCACCATGGTAGCAAGTTGTTTCATGTCACGTCACTTGCCACCACATGAATGCACCGCACGGATACGCATGCACCTACATTTGTGCACGGTGTCCGTCGGAGTTCGCGCGCGTCCCTAGGGGCTCCCATTCCATTACGACGAGAAGGACATCCTGGTCTGGGTTTGAAGTAACGTAATGGTACCTACAACAATCTCGAAAAGAGTAAAAGTCCTGGATTTCGAGAGCATCTGAGCTCGCGCTCAGAAATCTATTTTTCTTCCCACAGTCCATACATAGAGagaaaccagaaaagaaaacgcaaAACACGCATACATGCATGCAAGCTTCCACAAATGGGTTACCACATACCTTTCTGGGGCTCTGGTGACCTCACATTCTTTGTTGACCGCTTATGACCTCACATTCATGTGAGGGATTTCTTAACCTCACATTGTCTCTATAAAAGCCTATCACCTCTATGAATCATGTGTCTCCACCATTTCAAATCCTCCGCGCGCCTAAGATACCACTTGAGAAATTACTAATGGCCAACGGAAAGAATGTCATGGCCATGTTATTTCTCACCACCATTGTCGCGGTGGCGGCCACAAGGCCAGCCGAGACCTATGGCGCTGCGGAGGAGAACACATTGAAGATGGCTACCCCCAGCAGGAAAGGGGTTGACGCTACCTTAGCAGCTACACGTGTTGTTGCTGCCGAGAAGTCCATCAAGAAGGCTGAAAGCGCCTCCACACCAGAAGAGGCCGCGGTTGCCAAGCAAGATGGAGCAAAATCTGCTTCTGCTGCATTAAAGTACAATGCCATCTCTCAGCAGGCAAATGGTAAAGGTTCTTCTACCTCCCTAGGCAGGAAAGAAGCAGTCGGTACTTTAGCCGCCGCACACTATGTCGCCGCCGAGAAGTCCATCAAGAAGGCCGAAACCGCCAAGACACCTGCAAAGGCCGTGGCTGCCAAGCGAGACGCGGCAAAGTCTGTTGACGATGCATTAAAGAATGGTGCCATCTCTCAGAAAACAGCTGGTACAAGTTCTTCTACCTCCCCCAATAGGAAAGAAGGCACCACTGCTGCTGCTAAGATGTTCACCAAGAAGGCTGAAACCGCTACCACACCTGAAGAGGTCGCGGCTGCCAAGCGAGCTGCAGCCAAGTCTACCGCTGCTGCATCAAAGTATGGTGTCATTTCTCAGCAAGCGCCTGGTACAAGTTCTTCTACCTCCCCTAGCAGGAAAGAAGTTGCCGGTACCTTGGCAGATGCTCGCATAGCTGCTGCCGAGAAGTCCATCAAGAAGGCTGAAACCGCCACCAGACCTAAAGAGGCAGCAAAGAAGGATGCCGCGAAATCTGAGGCTGATGCAATGAAGTACGGGGCCCTCTCTCAGCAGGCCGCCGGCAAAAATGGTGCCTAAGTGGTGCCTTAAACACCTATTCACGCGCAACATCGTCTGCATACTACCATGCATGCAAAATAGCAGCATTGAGATACCACGTTATGCTAATTCTCATGCATGCACGCTTTGTTTAAACGTTCCCATTACGAATCATGTATTAATGtcttgtttgttttatttttagtcGTAAGACATGCTTGACTTGCTTTAAAAAATACAACAATCGATGTATACATGTATTATCTGAAAATTAATAATATGAGTTCCACCGCAATTTGTGTCTTTTTTTCATAATTTGGGTGCAATCAATGCACACATCCAATACACAAAATTGGACGAGTCAATGTGTTATGGCTCCATGGAGCCGCGAATCATGTTTAATTGTCTTTCTTGTTTTACTTTTAGTAGTAATGTCTTGCTCGTCAATGTATTATGGCTACATGGAGCGGCATAATGATATATGATATATCTTCACTACTTCAAAAAGAACTTAAGGTTTCGTCATACATCTGCCCTTCATCCAACCTCCCtaccaatttttttgatttttttctgttttgatttttttctcccatcTTCAATTTTTCTCCCCATTGATTCTACCTAAAAACCGCCTCAATGTCACATGTTTACTGTATATgtcaaggcctcctttggttcataggtagaaaaatcgtaggaataggaaagtcataggaaatgagatgacgtGTATCTCAAATtttatgagtaggaataggaaagaagatgccctttgattcacatcataggattttttttttcattGAATCTAGGTtgatgtttattttcctatgaaatgtggaggataggaagaattcctccataggattATGATTCCATTCCTACAATCCAAAGAGCTCTAAAagaatttttcctatagaaatcctatcttATGAAATTCTTACAAGATTCGTCCAAATCAAAGGAGGCCCAAGTGGTTGTAATGAGACGGTGGCTGGGCACTTCAGATTTTTCGCGTAACTGACTATCAAATTGAGTCATCTGCCGTCCTTTTGATGATCGTAAGAAAGTTATATGTTTACTGTATATGTCAAGTGGTTGTGACTATCATTACCGACATACAAAGTTATATTTTCTTGTCTTAACGAAGGGTTGCATACAATGCGCGTAGGTCTTGACGCCAACGTTGTCAACTCCATGTACAATCAATCAATCACAAATCACGACTTTTTTTGTTCATCAACCTCGTGTATTGTTTTGCGGAAAGAACCTCAAAATTTCAAAATATGTCAACAGTGATCAGACGCACATGATATATTCTCCCTGGCGGGCGACACAAGGGGTGCGTCAATGGGCGATGGGCCGAGGTTACAAAGCATGAATACGAGAAGGATTCAAACAATTGAAATTTTAAATACAATTAAAGTGCACAACCAATTTTTGAACTAGCGTGTGCCGGTCTCTTATGTTCGTGGAACTTCAGATCCTTGTAGNNNNNNNNNNNNNNNNNNNNNNNNNNNNNNNNNNNNNNNNNNNNNNNNNNNNNNNNNNNNNNNNNNNNNNNNNNNNNNNNNNNNNNNNNNNNNNNNNNNNNNNNNNNNNNNNNNNNNNNNNNNNNNNNNNNNNNNNNNNNNNNNNNNNNNNNNNNNNNNNNNNNNNNNNNNNNNNNNNNNNNNNNNNNNNNNNNNNNNNNNNNNNNNNNNNNNNNNNNNNNNNNNNNNNNNNNNNNNNNNNNNNNNNNNNNNNNNNNNNNNNNNNNNNNNNNNNNNNNNNNNNNNNNNNNNNNNNNNNNNNNNNNNNNNNNNNNNNNNNNNNNNNNNNNNNNNNNNNNNNNNNNNNNNNNNNNNNNNNNNNNNNNNNNNAATATCTCCACCCATCAGGCATTTGCTATCCATCTTACAAAAACGGAACAAAAAGAAATCCATGCCCATCAGCATTATGACATTAGTTTTTGGACACCCATCAGGTGCAGCTATGCAACAGTTAATAGAATCCTTCCCGTGTCGATCTCCGGGCAACATAAGAAGGCCGACACATTCTTCTCTACATTCAAAATCCATATGACCAAAGTTGTACAGATAGACAATTCAGAGCATATCAGCTACAGGGCTCTactaaagtagcaaccaattccaGTAGGTCTACAAACAATTACGGAGCAAGTCGGAAACAATGCCCAGTGGACAGCCGAAAAGCATTTTGTTCGGCCAAATCTGACCAGAAAGTAAATAGCCATCAGAAAAGATGCCAGTTAAGGAAATGAATGTTGCAAATACCAAGAGAATGACAGAGGATGATTGGCTGAACTTCCGTCTTGCCATGACCTCTAAAGATCAAGCTTGTGTCGTTCTCGTTGGACAATACCGTCATGAGTTGATTTTTCACAGGGCAACAGATGATGAATGCCTTTTTGAAAACTTCTCCAATTCATTTGACAATTGGCAGGGTCCCTTGTTTAACTTCTGTTTGTGCCAGAGGGCACAGAGGCAAGAAGGACAAGCCATGCAAATAATATTCAGGATATACAACAACACTACACTGGCCCCCTCTCACTCCTTCCTACCGGATAGGTGGCTTGGATGCACAGCGGCGGGGTCGTATGTTTGCAGATGCAGCTCTCAGTCACTTTGCTACTCCCGGTATATATACTTCAGCACATCCTTATGCTCACACACGCCTTTCATGTATTATTTCAGGAGTAGCATATTGTCATGTTTATCATTTTCCAGCTTCACCACTGTCACTGTGGCAACTGCTCTTAAAGCTATCATATCAAAATACTAACAAACGTACTGAGATTGGAAAACAAG
This window contains:
- the LOC123129976 gene encoding probable GPI-anchored adhesin-like protein PGA18 encodes the protein MANGKNVMAMLFLTTIVAVAATRPAETYGAAEENTLKMATPSRKGVDATLAATRVVAAEKSIKKAESASTPEEAAVAKQDGAKSASAALKYNAISQQANGKGSSTSLGRKEAVGTLAAAHYVAAEKSIKKAETAKTPAKAVAAKRDAAKSVDDALKNGAISQKTAGTSSSTSPNRKEGTTAAAKMFTKKAETATTPEEVAAAKRAAAKSTAAASKYGVISQQAPGTSSSTSPSRKEVAGTLADARIAAAEKSIKKAETATRPKEAAKKDAAKSEADAMKYGALSQQAAGKNGA